A single genomic interval of Candidatus Tanganyikabacteria bacterium harbors:
- a CDS encoding SDR family oxidoreductase — translation MRFEGKVAIVTGASRGIGRALAVALGKEGAAVVVASKTDQPDPRLPGTIGETAREIEEAGGRALACKVDVRLEAQVQAMIAKAVDRFGRLDILINNAGALFLADVEQTPLKRFDLVMNVNARAAFLCSQIVIPFMRKRGGHILMMSPPLSTEPQPGKAAYFVSKFGMTLIAQSLAAELRTYRIAVNALWPVTAVESQAVKAFGLGTERQWRKADVMVDATLAILARDPATCTGNAYLDEDVLREEGVTDFSGYALVPGETPPPLAAFFMK, via the coding sequence ATGCGATTCGAAGGAAAGGTAGCCATCGTCACGGGTGCCAGCCGGGGCATCGGCAGGGCACTCGCCGTCGCCCTCGGCAAGGAGGGCGCCGCCGTGGTCGTGGCGAGCAAGACCGACCAGCCCGATCCGCGCCTGCCGGGGACCATCGGCGAGACTGCCCGGGAAATCGAGGAAGCCGGGGGCCGCGCGCTGGCCTGCAAGGTTGACGTGCGGCTCGAAGCCCAGGTCCAGGCCATGATCGCCAAGGCCGTCGATCGCTTCGGCCGCCTCGACATCCTGATCAATAACGCTGGAGCGCTGTTCCTGGCCGACGTGGAGCAGACTCCCCTGAAGCGCTTCGACCTGGTGATGAACGTCAACGCGCGCGCCGCATTCCTGTGCAGCCAGATCGTCATCCCCTTCATGCGCAAGCGTGGCGGGCACATCCTGATGATGAGCCCGCCGCTGTCCACCGAGCCGCAACCCGGCAAGGCGGCCTACTTCGTCTCGAAATTCGGCATGACCCTCATCGCGCAGTCCTTGGCCGCCGAGTTGCGTACCTACCGCATCGCGGTCAACGCCCTCTGGCCGGTAACGGCCGTGGAAAGCCAGGCGGTCAAGGCTTTCGGCCTCGGAACCGAACGGCAGTGGCGCAAGGCCGACGTCATGGTGGACGCGACCCTGGCGATCCTGGCCCGCGACCCCGCCACTTGCACCGGCAACGCCTACCTCGACGAGGACGTGCTGCGCGAGGAGGGCGTGACGGATTTCTCGGGCTACGCCCTGGTCCCCGGGGAGACGCCCCCGCCCCTGGCCGCGTTCTTCATGAAGTGA
- a CDS encoding Na/Pi cotransporter family protein, translating into MNILVGLLGSAALLLLGMQLASEGMQKAAGARLRQLMNAFTTHRLSGLFLGTAITAVMQSSGATAVLLVSFVGSGLMQFEQTIAVLLGANIGTTVTVQLIAFRLTEHALSLVALGFIVSATARRALVRHVGRAVLGFGLIFLAIKLFGDIMSPIGQDEAVMSLFRVVGNDVLLGLTLGAVLTALVNSSAAIIGLVIVLAIHGFVTLPQAMPIVLGANIGTCFTSYISSIGAPLEARRVVAAHAIMKTTGVLLALPLLGPFTHLVSLTAEDVARQVAMGHTLYNVALSIIFLPMVRPFASFIKRVLPHNPNEEVGFQIRYLDERLLDSPILALGAANREVRRMADRVQIMLSEVMELFLKSTEESLDRINKLETELDSLAKHIIGYLSSLAQTSLTEDESRKAGATLYIVNDLEHVGDILTKLANLARKKIEQGLAFSPQGIKEIQDMHARISKNLDMAIVAFMTGDRLLAEKVVATQPKIARLERDLREQHLNRLWQGIQDSRQTSTIHLDLIYGFQRINEHAVNVAHTVDEYFAT; encoded by the coding sequence GTGAACATACTGGTCGGTTTGCTCGGGAGCGCCGCATTGCTGCTCCTGGGTATGCAGCTAGCCTCCGAGGGGATGCAGAAGGCGGCCGGGGCCAGGCTCCGGCAGCTGATGAACGCGTTCACCACGCATCGCCTGTCGGGCCTGTTCCTGGGAACGGCCATCACGGCCGTCATGCAATCTTCGGGAGCGACGGCCGTGCTGCTGGTCAGCTTCGTCGGCTCGGGGCTGATGCAGTTCGAGCAGACCATCGCCGTGTTGCTCGGCGCCAACATCGGCACGACCGTCACCGTGCAACTCATCGCGTTCCGCCTGACGGAACATGCGCTGTCGCTGGTCGCACTGGGCTTCATCGTGTCGGCGACGGCGCGCCGCGCGCTGGTGCGGCACGTCGGGCGGGCGGTGCTGGGCTTCGGGCTGATCTTCCTGGCCATCAAGCTCTTCGGCGACATCATGTCGCCGATCGGGCAGGACGAGGCGGTCATGAGCCTGTTTCGCGTCGTGGGCAACGACGTGCTGCTGGGCCTCACGCTCGGAGCCGTGCTCACGGCCCTCGTGAACTCTAGCGCCGCGATCATCGGCCTGGTCATCGTCCTGGCGATCCACGGCTTCGTGACCTTGCCGCAGGCGATGCCCATCGTGCTGGGCGCCAACATCGGCACCTGCTTCACGTCCTACATCTCCAGCATCGGCGCGCCGCTCGAGGCCCGGCGCGTCGTGGCCGCGCACGCCATCATGAAGACTACCGGCGTGCTGCTCGCCCTGCCCCTCTTGGGCCCCTTCACCCACCTGGTGTCGCTCACTGCCGAGGACGTGGCGCGGCAAGTGGCCATGGGCCACACGCTCTACAACGTGGCGCTCTCGATCATCTTCCTGCCGATGGTCCGGCCCTTCGCGAGCTTCATCAAGCGCGTCCTGCCGCACAACCCCAACGAGGAGGTCGGCTTCCAGATCCGCTATCTCGACGAACGCCTGCTCGACTCGCCGATCCTCGCCCTTGGCGCGGCGAACCGGGAGGTGCGCCGCATGGCCGACCGGGTGCAGATCATGCTGAGCGAGGTGATGGAACTCTTTCTCAAGAGCACCGAGGAATCGCTCGATCGCATCAACAAGCTGGAAACCGAACTGGATTCGCTCGCCAAGCACATCATCGGGTACCTTTCGAGCCTGGCGCAGACTTCGCTCACCGAGGACGAATCCCGCAAGGCCGGAGCGACGCTCTACATCGTCAACGACCTCGAGCATGTCGGCGATATCCTCACCAAGCTGGCAAACCTGGCCCGCAAGAAGATAGAGCAGGGCCTGGCGTTCTCGCCCCAGGGAATCAAGGAGATCCAGGACATGCACGCCCGGATCTCCAAGAACCTGGACATGGCGATCGTGGCATTCATGACCGGCGACAGGTTGCTGGCGGAGAAGGTCGTCGCCACGCAGCCGAAGATCGCCCGCCTCGAGCGGGATCTGCGGGAGCAGCACCTCAACCGGCTGTGGCAGGGTATCCAGGATTCCCGCCAGACCAGCACCATCCACCTGGATCTCATCTACGGTTTTCAGCGCATCAACGAGCACGCGGTCAACGTCGCGCACACCGTGGACGAGTACTTCGCGACGTGA
- a CDS encoding AAA family ATPase, whose protein sequence is MLEWLLQALFFIVMVVVSAVIFALIYMKLMQGAFSGNRAWSGGNPARAPDVTFDDVLGMDEAVQEAREVVEFLSRSRDFEAMGARVPRGILLVGPPGTGKTLLAKAIAREAGVPFYQLSGSDFVEVFVGVGAARVRQLYKRARKHPAAIVFIDELDALGRARTSGLMGGHEGNQTLNQFLVELDGFQSRTGGMVITIGATNLEETLDQALLRPGRFDRKIHVGLPDLAGRERILAHYLAGVKAGRDVDVAALARASVNMSGADLATVVNEAGILAVRNGHAQVRQADLAGAMERLGIGLQRAITLSEHERAVVAYHEAGHTLLSLARLPDKRVHKVSIIPTGRHALGYTWNVERADRFLTDRTAIEAELAMLLGGRAAELLVFGSATSGAASDLARATDLAERIVRDLGLSDMGPQRFRDRELSESRRRALEACVDAYLERAAAEARQILEASRADLDRLARALLEREVLYEAEILDLLRPDAA, encoded by the coding sequence GTGCTCGAATGGCTGCTCCAAGCGCTCTTCTTCATCGTGATGGTCGTGGTTTCGGCCGTCATCTTCGCGCTGATCTACATGAAGCTGATGCAGGGCGCATTCAGCGGGAATCGCGCATGGTCCGGCGGGAATCCGGCCCGCGCGCCCGACGTCACCTTCGACGACGTGCTGGGCATGGACGAGGCCGTGCAGGAAGCCCGGGAAGTCGTCGAGTTCTTGTCGCGATCGCGTGACTTCGAGGCCATGGGGGCGCGGGTCCCTCGCGGCATCCTGCTCGTGGGCCCGCCGGGCACGGGAAAGACCTTGCTCGCCAAGGCGATCGCCCGGGAGGCCGGCGTGCCTTTCTATCAGCTCTCGGGATCGGACTTCGTCGAGGTCTTCGTGGGCGTTGGCGCCGCCCGCGTCCGCCAGCTCTACAAGCGGGCGCGCAAGCACCCGGCGGCGATCGTGTTCATCGACGAACTGGACGCGCTCGGCCGGGCGCGGACTTCCGGCCTGATGGGCGGCCACGAGGGCAACCAGACGCTCAACCAGTTCCTGGTCGAACTCGACGGATTCCAGAGCCGCACCGGCGGCATGGTCATCACGATCGGCGCCACGAACCTCGAGGAGACGCTGGACCAGGCTTTGCTGCGACCGGGCCGGTTCGATCGCAAGATCCACGTCGGCCTGCCCGACCTGGCCGGCCGCGAGCGCATCCTCGCGCACTACCTCGCGGGCGTGAAGGCCGGGCGGGACGTGGATGTCGCCGCCCTGGCGCGGGCGAGCGTCAACATGAGCGGCGCGGATCTGGCGACGGTCGTCAACGAGGCGGGCATCCTGGCCGTGCGCAACGGCCACGCGCAGGTCCGGCAGGCCGACCTGGCCGGCGCCATGGAACGCCTCGGCATCGGCCTCCAGCGCGCCATCACGCTCTCCGAGCACGAGCGAGCCGTCGTGGCCTACCACGAGGCCGGCCACACCCTGCTGTCGCTGGCGCGCCTGCCAGACAAGCGCGTCCACAAGGTCTCGATCATCCCCACGGGCAGGCACGCGCTGGGCTACACCTGGAACGTCGAGCGCGCCGACCGCTTCCTCACGGATCGCACGGCCATCGAGGCCGAACTCGCGATGCTCCTGGGCGGGCGGGCGGCCGAACTGCTGGTCTTCGGGTCGGCTACCTCGGGGGCGGCGAGCGACCTGGCCCGGGCGACCGACCTGGCCGAGCGCATCGTCCGGGATCTCGGCTTGTCCGACATGGGGCCGCAGCGCTTCCGCGACCGCGAACTGTCCGAGAGCCGGCGCCGCGCCCTGGAAGCGTGCGTGGACGCCTACCTCGAAAGGGCCGCCGCCGAGGCGCGGCAGATCCTGGAAGCGAGCCGCGCCGACCTGGATCGGCTCGCGAGGGCCCTGCTGGAGCGCGAAGTCCTCTACGAAGC